In one Takifugu flavidus isolate HTHZ2018 chromosome 9, ASM371156v2, whole genome shotgun sequence genomic region, the following are encoded:
- the sytl4 gene encoding synaptotagmin-like protein 4 isoform X4, producing MPQAAEAINLSFLSEYEQELILEVLRRDEELRQAEDRRVRKLKGELLDVKRKGAKRGSGKYSPRSCGRCLEPLSILTVFSSQCKVCNHDVCQSCRTVYPNGSWLCSVCAKESDLKKQTGDWFYDQRVNRFSALPGRDLVKVSLKKKVQSKRETTGEAILRSAEVNPGLPVPLPRNRSRDPPGGIKGSFSENSGFHASRESVESKEESWAKPSQSDTESAENGSIISNKTGTESGCVTPEQQRRDGRLVPASPPGSGIATAAVPPREADSEASSARPSLDLDVERLFKKSIKRDPRANDLRDGSARTGASMGTRSRSVPGLDTREDGEEEEEEEDIDKLVSFHKRSMASSSSSLYSKSTLGSLMSIYSETGDFDSVEVSGDVVFSLSYDNTTSSLQVFIKECHGLAYGDASRRLSNPYVKCYLLPDKTRQSKRKTGVKRNTVDPVYNETLQYSINRSQLLTRSVLISVWHHGRLSRNTFLGEAEIPLDSRDLESTHLDRVALLAKQDAAPPPSLFSHYKGELVISLKFIPPKKSPFPLSKGKKEELEDGGELHVLIKEAKNLVGVKLGATLDTFVKGYLFPIKAKSTKRKTRLVKKNLNPHYDYIFVYKELSLEQLQEMCLELTVWDKETVVSNEFLGGVRLSSGKGRVLIGKEEVEMDSVGEEVSLWEKMMQYPDSWAEGTLPLRSTMKKGN from the exons ATGCCTCAGGCCGCAGAGGCCATCAACCTGAGCTTCCTGTCCGAGTACGAGCAGGAGCTGATCCTGGAGGTGCTGCGGCGGGACGAGGAGCTGAGGCAGGCCGAGGACCGGCGCGTGCG GAAGTTAAAGGGGGAGCTGCTGGACGTGAAGCGGAAAGGCGCCAAACGCGGCAGCGGCAAATACAGTCCGCGCAGCTGCGGCAGGTGCCTGGAGCCCCTGAGCATCCTGACTGTTTTCTCCAGCCAGTGTAAGGTGTGCAACCACGACGTGTGTCAGAGCTGCCGGACCGTCTACCCCAACGGCTCCTGGCTGTGCAGCGTCTGCGCCAAAGAGTC GGATCTGAAGAAGCAGACGGGGGACTGGTTCTACGATCAGAGGGTGAACCGTTTCTCGGCGCTGCCTGGACGCGACTTGGTTAAAGTCTCGCTGAAAAAGAAGGTTCAGT CTAAGCGTGAGACCACTGGGGAAGCGATTCTGAGAAGCGCTGAAGTAAATCCAGGCCTTCCCGTCCCCCTGCCACGAAATAGATCCAGGGATCCCCCCGGCGGCATCAAAGG CAGTTTCAGTGAAAATTCAGGATTTCACGCTTCCCGGGAATCGGTCGAATCAAAAGAAGAGAGCTGGGCCAAGCCCTCGCAAAGTGACACCGAGTCGGCAGAGAACGGAAGCATAATCAGCAATAAGACGGGGACGGAGTCTGGCTGCGTGACCCCCGAGCAGCAACG GAGAGACGGCCGGTTGGTTCCTGCCAGCCCACCAGGCTCCGGCATCGCCACCGCCGCCGTCCCGCCCAGAGAAGCGGACTCG GAGGCGTCATCGGCGCGTCCGAGCCTGGATCTGGATGTTGAAAGGCTCTTTAAGAAAAGCATCAAACGGGACCCGCGGGCCAACG ACCTACGTGATGGATCTGCCAGGACAGGGGCCTCGATGGGGACGAGGAGCCGCTCTGTACCAGGATTGGATACACGG gaagatggagaggaggaggaggaggaggaagatatTGACAAACTGGTCAGTTTCCATAAAAGATCAATGGCGTCCAGCTCGTCCAGCCTGTACTCGAAG AGTACGCTGGGCAGCCTCATGAGCATTTACAGCGAGACGGGCGACTTTGACAGCGTGGAGGTGAGCGGAGACGTCGTCTTCTCCCTCAGCTACGACAACACCACAAGCAGCCTGCAGGTCTTCATCAAGGAGTGCCACGGGCTGGCGTACGGTGACGCCTCGCGGCGCCTTTCCAACCC ctACGTCAAATGTTATCTGCTCCCCGACAAAACGCGCCAGAGCAAGAGGAAGACCGGCGTCAAGAGGAACACGGTGGACCCCGTCTACAACGAGACCCTGCAG TATTCCATCAACCGCTCCCAGCTGCTCACTCGCTCCGTCCTGATCTCCGTTTGGCACCACGGTCGGCTGAGCCGCAACACCTTCCTGGGCGAGGCGGAGATTCCTCTGGACAGCCGAGACCTTGAGTCAACACACCTGGACCGCGTGGCGCTCCTGGCGAAG CAGGACGCTGCTCCTCCCCCTTCACTTTTCAGTCACTACAAAGGAGAGCTGGTGATTTCCTTGAAGTTTATCCCCCCTAAGAAGTCGCCGTTTCCCTTATCAAAAG gaaaaaaggaggagctggaggacggaggagaacTGCACGTCCTCATCAAGGAAGCCAAAAACCTCGTTGGGGTGAAACTGGGGGCAACGCTGGATACGTTTGTGAAAGG TTACTTGTTCCCGATCAAGGCGAAGAGCACGAAGAGGAAGACCAGGCTGGTGAAGAAGAACCTCAACCCTCATTACGACTACATATTTGTCTACAAGGAGCTCagtctggagcagctgcaggagatgtgTCTGGAGCTGACCGTGTGGGATAAGGAGACTGTGGTGAGCAACGAGTTCCTGGGAGGAGTCCGTCTAAGCTCTGGCAAAG GCAGAGTATTAATaggaaaagaggaggtggagatggactCAGTGGGAGAGGAAGTGAGTCTGTGGGAGAAGATGATGCAGTACCCGGACTCGTGGGCAGAGGGCACTCTTCCGCTGCGATCCACCATGAAAAAGGGCAACTGA